In one window of Archocentrus centrarchus isolate MPI-CPG fArcCen1 chromosome 11, fArcCen1, whole genome shotgun sequence DNA:
- the ctps1a gene encoding CTP synthase 1 codes for MMKYILVTGGVISGIGKGIIASSVGTILKSCGLHVTAIKIDPYINIDAGTFSPYEHGEVFVLDDGGEVDLDLGNYERFLDIRLTRDNNLTTGKIYQSVINKERRGDYLGKTVQVVPHITDAIQEWVVKQAQVPVDDDDVEPQVCVIELGGTVGDIESMPFIEAFRQFQFKVKRENFCNIHVSLIPQPSATGEQKTKPTQNSVRELRGLGLSPDLIMCRCSTALENSVKEKISMFCHVEPQQVICVHDVSSIYRVPLLLEDQGVVSYLSRRLNMPIETRPRKMLTKWKEMSDRSDRLLEHCSIALVGKYTKFSDSYASVIKALEHSALAISHKLEVKYIDSAYLEPSAMQEDPVKYHEAWQKLCSSDGILVPGGFGVRGTEGKIHAINWARKQKKPFLGVCLGMQLAVCEFARNVLGWTDANSTEFDPETKHPVVIDMPEHNPGQMGGTMRLGKRRTIFQSTNSILRKLYGDAEYVDERHRHRFEVNPELKSHFDEKGFRFVGQDVEGERMEVIELDDHPYFIGVQYHPEFTSRPIKPSPPYLGLLLAAAGKLQSYLQKGCRLSPRDTYSDRSGSSTPDSEILELKLPSLSNE; via the exons ATGATGAAGTACATCCTGGTAACCGGAGGAGTCATCTCAGGCATTGGCAAAGGCATCATTGCGAGTAGTGTGGGCACAATCCTCAAGTCATGTGGCCTGCATGTAACTGCCATCAAGATCGACCCTTACATCAACATAGATGCAGGCACTTTTTCACCCTATGAGCATG GTGAAGTGTTTGTCCTGGATGATGGAGGCGAGGTGGACTTGGATCTGGGGAATTACGAACGGTTCCTTGACATCCGGCTGACGAGAGACAACAACCTGACCACGGGCAAGATCTACCAGTCAGTCATCAacaaggagaggaggggagactACTTGGGCAAGACTGTGCAGG TGGTGCCACACATCACAGATGCAATCCAGGAATGGGTTGTGAAACAGGCCCAAGTACCAGTTGACGATGATGATGTAGAACCTCAAGTGTGTGTTATTGAG ctgGGAGGCACTGTCGGAGACATAGAGAGCATGCCGTTCATCGAGGCCTTCAGGCAGTTCCAGTTTAAAGTGAAGAGAGAGAACTTCTGTAACATTCATGTCAGTCTGATACCACAG CCCAGTGCAACAGGAGAGCAAAAGACCAAACCAACACAGAACAGCGTCCGAGAGCTGAGAGGCCTGGGTCTGTCTCCCGATCTG ATCATGTGCCGCTGTTCTACTGCTCTGGAGAACTCTGTCAAAGAGAAGATCTCAATGTTCTGCCACGTAGAGCCTCAGCAG GTCATCTGTGTGCACGACGTGTCGTCTATCTACAGAGTGCCGTTACTGCTGGAAGATCAGGGTGTGGTGAGCTACTTGAGCAGGAGGCTGAATATGCCCATAGAGACCAGACCAAGGAAGATGCTGACTAAATGGAAGGAGATGTCTGACAG GTCAGACAGACTTCTAGAGCACTGCTCTATTGCACTGGTGGGGAAGTACACAAAGTTCTCAGACTCGTATGCTTCTGTTATAAAGGCTCTCGAACACTCTGCACTCGCCATCAGCCATAAGTTGGAGGTTAAG TATATAGACTCAGCGTACTTGGAGCCAAGCGCTATGCAGGAGGACCCAGTGAAATATCACGAGGCATGGCAGaaactctgcagctctga TGGCATCCTGGTTCCAGGAGGTTTTGGTGTGAGGGGAACTGAAGGAAAGATTCATGCCATTAACTGggccagaaaacagaaaaaacccTTCCTAG GTGTGTGTCTTGGAATGCAGCTGGCTGTATGCGAATTTGCCAGAAACGTGCTCGGCTGGACAg ATGCCAACTCAACTGAATTTGACCCAGAAACAAAACATCCTGTG GTGATTGATATGCCAGAACACAACCCCGGGCAGATGGGTGGCACCATGAGGCTTGGAAAGAGACGAACCATTTTCCAATCCACCAACAGCATACTAC GAaagctttatggagatgcagaatATGTGGATGAAAGGCACAGACATCGATTTGAG GTCAACCCTGAGCTTAAGAGCCACTTTGATGAGAAGGGCTTCCGCTTTGTAGGCCAGGATGTGGAAGGAGAGAGGATGGAGGTCATTGAGCTTGACG ATCACCCATATTTCATTGGAGTGCAGTACCACCCCGAGTTCACCTCACGCCCCATCAAGCCATCACCCCCCTACCTCGGTTTGTTGCTTGCTGCTGCCGGGAAGCTGCAGAGCTACTTACAGAAAGGCTGCCGTCTGTCTCCACG GGACACATACAGCGATCGGAGCGGCAGCAGCACACCTGACTCTGAGATATTGGAACTGAAATTGCCTTCTCTCTCAAACGAATGA